The region GCTCGAACAACTCGGCAAGTTCCGCGGCAAGCTCCCCTGCCCTGCGTGCCATGGGGCTCGTCTGCGACCTGAGGCGCTCGCCGTGCGTGTGGCCGATCACAACATTCATCAGATCGTCCGGCTCAGCATCAACGACGCGCGGACCTTCTTCGATCAGCTCGAGTTCGACGAACATGAAAGCCTGATCGCAACGCCCATCGTCCGCGAGATTTCCAAACGGCTAGAGTTCCTCGAGAAAGTTGGGGCTGATTACCTCACCCTCGATCGCGCCGCCGATACGCTCAGCGGTGGCGAACTGCAGCGCGTTCGCCTGGCCACTGGTATCGGCAGCGGCTTAGTCGGCATCTGCTATATCCTCGACGAACCTTCGATCGGGCTACATTCGCGCGACAACCATCGCTTGATCGAAGCTCTCGTCGAATTGCGTGACCATGGCAACACGGTCATCGTCGTGGAACATGACGAAGCGATCATGCGTGTCGCCGATCGCCTGGTCGACGTCGGCCCCGGCGCAGGGCACCGTGGAGGGCAGATCATTGCCGAAGGAACTCCCGCGGTCGTCTCCGACGTCGAAGCTTCGATCACTGGGCAATACCTTTCCGGCCGCACGAAGATCGACGTTCCGACGTCACGGCGTAAAGTTGCCAAAACACGCATGATCTCCATCGAAGGCGCGACGACCAACAACTTGAAAGATGTCGCCGTGCAAGTTCCGCTCGGGGCATTCGTCTGCGTGACCGGCGTTAGCGGCAGTGGCAAAAGTTCGCTCGTTAACGAGACGATTACCCCCGCACTGCTGCGTCGCTTGGGGCAACCATCGCAGCGACCTGGCGCGTTTACCAGTCTTCGCGGAACAAGCCAGATCGACAAAGTCATTCCGATCGATCAGTCTCCGATCGGCCGCACGCCGCGCAGTAATCCGGCCACCTACACCGGCGTCTTCGACGAAATCCGCAAAGTGTTCGCCGACACCCGGCAAGCGAAGCAATATGGCTACAAGGCGTCGCGGTTCAGCTTCAATGTGAAGGGTGGTCGCTGTGAAGAATGCCAAGGGCAAGGACTGCGGAAGATCGAAATGAACTTCCTGCCAGACCTGTTCGTCGAGTGCCCTCAGTGCCACGGCAAGCGGTTCAATCGGCAAACGCTGCGAGTCAAATACAAAGACCTGTCGATTGCCGACGTGTTGAACTTGCCGATCGAAGAAGCGGCCGAATTCTTTGAAGCGGTTCCAACGATTCATCGCGTCTTGGCGAGCCTGTGCGATGTCGGTCTTGGCTATCTCTCCCTCGGCCAACCGAGCACGACCCTATCTGGCGGCGAAGCACAGCGAATCAAGCTGGCCACCGAATTAGCTCGCACCGAAACCGGCAGCACGCTGTACGTCCTTGATGAACCGACGACAGGGCTTCACTTCGAGGACATCCGTCGCTTGCTCTCGGTCCTCAGTCGACTGGTCGACAAGGGGAACACGGTTCTCGTCATCGAGCACAATTTGGACGTGATCAAAAGCGCCGACTGGCTCATCGACCTCGGTCCCGAAGGGGGCTCCGGCGGCGGGCACATCATCGCCACCGGTACCCCGGAACAAGTCGCCGAAGTGGAAGCAAGCTACACCGGCCAATACCTGAAACCCCTGCTCAACGGCCACCCTGACTAAAGCCAAGTAGGGCCCGCGTGTCGCGGGTCCGATACCAGATTCCGGCTGCCATGCTCATGCGGACGTGAGCAGGGTACCCGAGCTTGTTAGTTGTCAAAAAGACCATGACCTTTTATATCATCTTGTTCGGATGGGCAGTCTGCTTTCTAACAGCCATAGTCGCAGGCATTTTTCAAGTTGTTCACTCTGTTTTCTCTGGCTGGTATTTGTTCGTTTCCTTTCTGGCCCTCGTGGTGATTTTATATCAGGCCTACTACGCCAGACGAACTAATTGCCCGAGCGAATTCACTCGCTCTCTCGACTGGTCATGGCTTTTGGTCATCTTCTTTTTTTATTTCCAAATGTGTTTCATGTATTGGACCGAATTCGAATCGCCGATGGAACTTTTTACTCGACTAGCTCCACGCGATAGCTGGCCAGATCTTTTAACACGTGTCACTCTCTGCGTTACTACGATGACACTAATACTGCTCACTCGAAAAGCCGCAAAGCCATAATGTCGCCTGAACCCTTGACGACTTGATAAAATTAAGGACCGGAGTGCCATGCTTACTTCCAAGTAAGCATGCAATGCGGCATTCACTTCCAAGACATGCCCACGCGGACGTGAGCATGGCACCCGAGACTGGGCTG is a window of Bremerella sp. TYQ1 DNA encoding:
- the uvrA gene encoding excinuclease ABC subunit UvrA, encoding MSVRGARVHNLKNVDIDLPRDQLIVITGPSGSGKSSLALDTLYAEGQRQYVESLSVYARQFLDQMERPDVDLIVGLQPTICIDQRTGSQNPRSTVATITEIYDYLRLLMARLGQPHCWKCDRPITQQTAEQIQDRLLALPEETKLMIMAPMVQGRKGAHKEVLDKIRREGLLRVRVDDEVYQIDEVPELNPKKNHTIEAIVDRIIIREGLRARMSDSVGMALKLGDGRLLSCHLDTEKVDDKHPKGTWIDQIFNTELACTECNLSFIDIEPRTFSFNSPYGTCPKCEGLGICEEFDPDLVLPDREQSLDDGAIAPWRGLTAAALTKVSKGLDTWLEKHKLDRTTKLSDWSEDLRTKLLSGEGKAWQGILIALEKEFVTTTRKKRLEQLGKFRGKLPCPACHGARLRPEALAVRVADHNIHQIVRLSINDARTFFDQLEFDEHESLIATPIVREISKRLEFLEKVGADYLTLDRAADTLSGGELQRVRLATGIGSGLVGICYILDEPSIGLHSRDNHRLIEALVELRDHGNTVIVVEHDEAIMRVADRLVDVGPGAGHRGGQIIAEGTPAVVSDVEASITGQYLSGRTKIDVPTSRRKVAKTRMISIEGATTNNLKDVAVQVPLGAFVCVTGVSGSGKSSLVNETITPALLRRLGQPSQRPGAFTSLRGTSQIDKVIPIDQSPIGRTPRSNPATYTGVFDEIRKVFADTRQAKQYGYKASRFSFNVKGGRCEECQGQGLRKIEMNFLPDLFVECPQCHGKRFNRQTLRVKYKDLSIADVLNLPIEEAAEFFEAVPTIHRVLASLCDVGLGYLSLGQPSTTLSGGEAQRIKLATELARTETGSTLYVLDEPTTGLHFEDIRRLLSVLSRLVDKGNTVLVIEHNLDVIKSADWLIDLGPEGGSGGGHIIATGTPEQVAEVEASYTGQYLKPLLNGHPD